One Defluviitoga tunisiensis genomic window carries:
- a CDS encoding penicillin-binding transpeptidase domain-containing protein produces MNFKQKVFSIVLFLSYIFLLVVIFVYNNPLEKDFQELASTLQDKKIATLVDDKGHFIVANEDKFEAWIDLDFMKRRNKYYQYKFLLNQRFNDDELKDKKFLKWGSYETYAQAYLDLGVLNKFSRIYPINVRVYNEIFSLPQVIGKLDKTMYGIEPFLYENKLLETSDTVKLSIDLKMQQIAYEEVLNAVKKEEAEGGIAIIMETNTGKIKASASIYPWNIGYMGYIEPGSTLKPILMAIAIDQNIININDKFYSGLEYVPLSNIDFVVTESQGYGFGEIGLKETLVYSSNIVISKIMTKILQEYSNLWLYEQLLNFGFGNKTGIEFKGEINGVFPHPSEWYAITPYQISLGQGIGITPIQLITAFNVIPNKGKYVKPSFLNDSIPKERLVISEPTAEMVKDWLGYTVLKGTAKRAYKEGLKIGGKTGTAQKAQGGVGYIEGNYYSLFVGFYPVVNPKYTALVIIDNPKNEFYGGEIAAPVVTNVFYRYFKPSENNYTDNGKLYFKDIMPNLVGYTPKEAYNILLNLGIDENAIIITGNGDKVVSQSIEPYSYIDDFKIIQLHTLK; encoded by the coding sequence ATGAACTTTAAACAAAAAGTTTTTTCTATTGTTTTATTTCTTTCATATATTTTCTTATTAGTCGTCATCTTTGTTTATAATAACCCTTTGGAAAAAGATTTTCAAGAACTAGCCTCCACTTTACAAGACAAAAAAATAGCGACCCTTGTTGATGACAAGGGTCATTTTATTGTTGCAAATGAAGACAAATTTGAAGCATGGATTGATTTGGATTTTATGAAACGAAGAAATAAATATTATCAATATAAGTTTTTATTGAATCAAAGGTTTAATGATGATGAATTAAAAGATAAAAAATTTTTAAAGTGGGGGAGTTATGAAACTTATGCACAGGCATATTTAGACTTAGGAGTATTAAATAAATTTTCAAGAATTTATCCAATAAATGTACGTGTTTATAACGAAATCTTTTCTCTGCCACAGGTGATAGGAAAATTAGACAAAACCATGTACGGGATAGAACCCTTCTTATATGAAAATAAATTGTTAGAAACCAGTGATACTGTCAAATTGAGCATTGATTTAAAAATGCAGCAGATTGCTTATGAAGAGGTACTCAATGCAGTAAAAAAAGAAGAAGCAGAAGGTGGAATTGCCATAATAATGGAAACAAATACCGGAAAAATAAAGGCCAGTGCCTCAATTTATCCATGGAATATTGGTTACATGGGATATATTGAACCGGGTTCAACCCTGAAACCAATTCTTATGGCTATTGCGATAGATCAAAATATTATTAATATAAATGATAAATTTTATTCTGGTCTTGAGTATGTACCATTAAGCAATATAGATTTTGTGGTTACAGAATCACAAGGATATGGTTTTGGTGAAATAGGGTTAAAAGAAACCTTGGTTTATTCATCAAACATAGTAATTTCAAAGATTATGACGAAAATTCTTCAAGAATATTCTAATCTCTGGCTTTATGAACAACTTTTAAACTTTGGATTTGGAAACAAAACAGGAATAGAATTTAAAGGAGAAATTAATGGAGTGTTTCCTCATCCTTCAGAATGGTATGCGATTACCCCATACCAGATATCACTAGGTCAAGGTATAGGAATAACCCCTATTCAACTAATAACAGCGTTTAATGTTATTCCAAACAAAGGAAAGTACGTTAAACCTTCTTTTTTAAATGATAGTATACCAAAAGAAAGGCTAGTAATATCGGAACCTACCGCTGAAATGGTAAAAGATTGGCTTGGTTACACAGTTTTAAAAGGAACAGCTAAAAGGGCATACAAAGAAGGTTTAAAAATTGGTGGAAAAACAGGAACTGCTCAAAAAGCTCAAGGTGGAGTAGGATACATTGAAGGAAATTATTATTCATTATTTGTAGGCTTTTATCCTGTAGTAAATCCAAAATATACAGCACTTGTAATAATAGATAATCCTAAAAACGAATTTTATGGTGGAGAAATCGCTGCACCTGTGGTAACAAATGTTTTTTATCGTTACTTTAAACCTAGTGAAAATAATTATACAGACAATGGCAAGTTATATTTTAAAGATATTATGCCTAATCTTGTAGGATATACTCCAAAGGAAGCTTATAATATCCTGTTAAATCTAGGTATTGATGAAAATGCTATAATAATTACTGGAAACGGTGATAAAGTAGTATCTCAATCTATAGAACCATATTCTTATATCGATGATTTTAAAATAATTCAGTTGCATACATTAAAATAG